The Nerophis lumbriciformis linkage group LG07, RoL_Nlum_v2.1, whole genome shotgun sequence genome window below encodes:
- the rreb1a gene encoding ras-responsive element-binding protein 1 isoform X2, with protein MSRRKQPNPNKVRPAAMEDATEELQEVEGASPMMNGEEADFKEDTPQSGTTDEPDAATNETLQSGDQGGGSGGGDLSSINAMMSAVMTATGSINGEGEAGSDATSGPSPSPSPNKAQRAPPGRNIRRIQDVKEDHSTHVCPLCDKSCQSQHQLTMHIRQHNTDVGATDHSCSICGKCLSSASSLDRHMLVHSGERPYKCNVCGQTFTTNGNMHRHMKIHEKDPASGLLPVSPPSPTKRRRPSMKRRQGMEDESGDEPPSKKVMEDSAFEESPVATTAAATPGARGVDEELLPCPICFKTCSSRLELDTHMDTHPDTTLRCDFCCLSFRTHRGLLRHNAGVHKILPQDPNGRPFIQNNPSIPSGFNDLAFIDFSCKKFAHIAQVWCETNLRRCVSKFHRFVCECCDKAFPLRSAMELHKSTIHVDTPNNATEHEAAKRKEETATQENDVKERQNDSKNGLFSRQSNFLEALGLKHISEVKFGPTDDEIHQAHLDSIKVIHVEQLSSSLPQDHAYLAGGLGLTLGVGGLTALSIPLLDQSGTASTLQGLSQRDALSLLSLQPFQASFRMQPDGANTAAGAATSGVKPGEVGGIMELADIQQMLKVATTSPNQMGLSFPTLAKAAGFTGGQGQVQNQKAMPPLKPKPPITPRTSLTATTPPPLQSSQQASLGCISPSLPPPTPTLFKTPSSSSSSSSSAGGGHSEAECPLSDSPPAATTAVHEEEGLSRKKPGSKAVDESGVANAGSAKGSFPCRFCDQVFSFSGVLQAHMRFHLGILPHQCNICDYVAPDKATLIRHLRTHSGERPYICRVCHYPFTVKANCERHLRKKHAKTSRKDIEKNIKCVFSTTLNATTALATGTTTVDPGTGSTGAETVCRFCGEDLKTYRALQIHLRTHNGCQRKPFECRRCGAAFLAKRNCIHHLLKQHPEVQEREIEEHIATLQPAASVTFVRTAPNRLSQPPMQAIKLEGMTNPIYHEELDQPLDFSAKGRGGLVASPGVKMESLSPSLDCPALDEPIDLSIPSKRQKREATIISEKREIKMEQNGSNIIEQHIVAKEDKMAATLPVGCYQFTPGSTPPPTSLANLSTSTRPQRLKPLLPKPVSSSSAPPTALKELPPLASIAQIIHSVSAAPDLLKREVATLEGKPQPASDLTSDLPGSSALQEPPSDDSSRKRTRKKTATLAIKDQSVLSSAVDLESSGEFASVEKMLATTDTNKFSTYLQTGAGDLTSKKDGERAGGGGDKDSGPREEAKTSVLLPQSKGKKNAYSNSVQKMTCPFCPRVFPWASSLQRHMLTHTGQKPFPCPRCDAFFSTKSNCERHLLRKHGVTNRTLRRNGAVIKKEGDEGSQESAESQSETEQLATEPQSADEPSAFDADPSTDLKDTPSESQGEESTPTSPTHRPSPGSSPAQQVEPQSPKQPDQQGAAETETKLAPGAKMENADDDDCHSNKSLDFNFGRKLIDFKLSSSAPSTESPQEVTDKDNTNSVNASSACTTPAAKPQPEYKHVCRVCKKSFRYATTLARHERAHLNEETPAKAMSPQKEEEVESDVAKEPEEEKDEGPKKEVEPDEGGGGSEAGESSESEDEDKEKEERSDEEEPKSREGGDASGGRVDKRKKICNVCAKRFWSLQDLTRHMRSHTGERPYRCQTCDRTFTLKHSLVRHQRIHSKSRDADGASEDGDSCAATPTSTCPPSENESESAKDLEEVDAAELEGGSDPEPVEALSAASEEAAGRCANPQDAADNERSDAAAQDPSKDPPPASGSAPAEAIIQDLLEIRVPSPMDQMLPNGEPALVGVD; from the exons CAGCAGCCATGGAGGACGCCACAGAGGAGTTGCAGGAAGTGGAAGGAGCCAGCCCGATGATGAATGGTGAGGAGGCGGACTTTAAAGAGGACACGCCTCAGAGTGGCACTACAG ATGAACCCGACGCAGCCACCAACGAGACGCTACAGAGTGGCGATCAAGGTGGCGGCAGCGGGGGAGGAGACTTGTCCTCCATCAACGCCATGATGTCAGCGGTAATGACAGCAACGGGGTCCATTAACGGTGAAGGAGAAGCAGGAAGTGACGCCACCTCTGGCCCCTCCCCAAG CCCCTCCCCTAACAAGGCCCAGAGAGCGCCACCCGGCCGCAACATACGACGCATCCAG GACGTCAAAGAAGACCACTCGACTCACGTGTGTCCACTGTGCGACAAGAGCTGTCAGAGTCAGCATCAGCTGACCATGCACATCAGACAG CACAACACCGACGTGGGGGCGACGGACCACTCGTGCAGCATTTGCGGCAAATGTCTGAGCTCGGCGTCGTCGTTGGACCGACACATGCTGGTGCACAGTGGCGAGCGACCATACAAGTGCAACGTCTGCGGACAGACCTTCACCACCAACGGGAACATGCACAG ACACATGAAGATCCATGAGAAAGACCCGGCCAGCGGCCTGCTCCCAGTCAGTCCCCCCTCACCTACCAAGCGGCGGAGGCCATCCATGAAGAGGAGACAAGGCATGGAGGACGAGAGTGGAGACGAGCCACCCTCCAAGAAG GTGATGGAGGACTCCGCCTTTGAGGAGTCCCCAGTGGCGACGACTGCGGCAGCAACACCGGGTGCCCGGGGCGTGGACGAGGAGCTTCTCCCCTGTCCTATCTGCTTCAAGACCTGCAGCAGCAGACTTGAGCTGGacacacacatggacacacacCCCGACACCACACTGAG GTGTGACTTCTGCTGCCTTTCTTTCCGAACCCACCGCGGATTGTTGCGTCACAACGCAGGCGTCCACAAGATCCTTCCCCAAGACCCCAACGGCCGCCCCTTCATCCAAAACAATCCCTCCATCCCCAGCGGCTTTAATGACCTGGCCTTCATTGATTTCTCCTGCAAGAAGTTTGCTCACATTGCACAG GTCTGGTGCGAGACGAACCTTCGCCGCTGCGTCAGTAAGTTCCATCGCTTCGTGTGTGAGTGCTGCGACAAGGCTTTTCCACTGCGCTCAGCCATGGAGCTCCACAAAAGCACCATCCACGTAGACACACCCAATAATGCTACCGAACACGAGGCTGCAAAGAGGAAAGAAGAGACCGCTACCCAAGAAAATGACGTCAAGGAACGTCAGAATGACTCCAAGAATGGTCTTTTTTCCAGGCAGTCTAATTTCTTGGAGGCACTGGGTCTCAAGCACATCTCTGAG GTCAAGTTCGGACCCACAGATGATGAGATCCACCAGGCCCACTTGGACAGCATCAAGGTGATCCATGTGGAGCAACTGAGCTCCAGCCTGCCACAGGACCACGCCTACCTGGCAGGAGGTCTAGGTCTGACTCTGGGAGTGGGCGGGCTGACGGCACTCAGCATCCCCCTGCTGGACCAGTCAGGCACTGCATCCACTCTGCAAGGTCTTTCCCAGCGGGACGCCCTCAGCTTGCTGTCCTTGCAGCCCTTCCAGGCAAGCTTCCGCATGCAGCCTGATGGTGCTAACACCGCTGCTGGTGCAGCAACATCTGGCGTCAAACCTGGCGAGGTTGGCGGGATAATGGAGCTGGCAGACATACAGCAGATGCTGAAAGTGGCCACTACATCCCCCAATCAGATGGGACTGAGCTTCCCCACACTGGCTAAAGCTGCAGggttcactggaggacaag GTCAAGTCCAAAACCAAAAGGCAATGCCTCCGTTGAAACCCAAACCTCCAATCACACCTCGCACAAGCCTTACTGCAACAACGCCGCCGCCCCTCCAGAGTTCCCAGCAGGCTTCGCTGGGCTGCATCAGTCCCAGCCTGCCACCCCCGACCCCCACCCTTTTCAAAacgccctcctcttcctcttcgtcCTCCTCATCAGCAGGTGGCGGCCACTCGGAAGCTGAGTGTCCTCTGTCTGATTCACCGCCTGCAGCCACCACCGCTGTGCATGAAGAGGAGGGGCTTAGCCGgaagaaaccaggaagcaaagcGGTTGACGAGAGCGGTGTCGCCAATGCTGGCTCGGCCAAAGGCTCCTTCCCGTGTCGCTTCTGTGACCAGGTGTTTTCCTTTTCGGGTGTCCTGCAAGCTCACATGCGCTTCCACCTGGGCATCCTGCCTCACCAGTGCAACATCTGCGATTACGTGGCCCCCGACAAGGCCACACTCATAAGACACTTGCGCACGCACAGCGGCGAGCGTCCGTACATTTGCCGTGTCTGCCACTACCCCTTCACTGTCAAGGCCAACTGTGAGCGCCACCTCAGGAAGAAGCACGCCAAGACGTCCAGGAAGGACATAGAGAAAAACATTAAGTGTGTCTTTTCAACCACGCTAAACGCCACCACCGCTCTTGCCACCGGTACCACCACCGTTGATCCTGGTACAGGAAGTACCGGAGCAGAGACGGTGTGTCGGTTTTGCGGTGAGGACCTGAAGACGTATCGGGCACTGCAAATCCACTTGCGCACACATAATGGCTGTCAGAGGAAGCCATTTGAGTGCCGACGCTGCGGCGCTGCCTTCCTGGCAAAGCGAAACTGCATCCACCACCTGCTCAAGCAGCACCCTGAGGTGCAGGAGCGTGAGATTGAGGAGCACATTGCTACGCTTCAGCCGGCTGCCTCTGTCACCTTTGTTCGCACAGCCCCCAACAGACTGAGTCAGCCACCCATGCAGGCAATCAAGTTGGAAGGAATGACTAACCCCATTTATCACGAAGAACTGGACCAGCCTCTGGACTTCTCTGCCAAAGGTCGCGGAGGCCTTGTGGCGTCTCCTGGAGTCAAAATGGAGAGTCTCTCCCCTAGTCTAGACTGCCCTGCCCTAGACGAGCCCATTGACCTGTCCATACCCAGCAAGAGGCAGAAGCGGGAAGCCACCATTATCAGTGAGAAGCGGGAGATCAAGATGGAGCAAAATGGCAGTAACATCATCGAGCAGCACATTGTTGCCAAAGAAGACAAGATGGCGGCCACACTGCCTGTGGGCTGCTACCAGTTCACTCCTGGATCCACACCTCCCCCTACCTCCCTCGCCAACCTCAGCACATCTACAAGACCTCAGCGCCTCAAGCCCCTCCTTCCTAAGCCCGTTTCCTCGTCCTCAGCTCCTCCGACCGCCCTGAAAGAGCTTCCGCCTCTGGCGTCCATAGCTCAGATCATCCACTCAGTGTCCGCCGCGCCGGACCTGTTGAAGAGGGAGGTGGCCACGCTAGAGGGAAAACCTCAGCCGGCTTCTGATTTAACCTCAGACCTACCGGGAAGTTCCGCCCTGCAGGAGCCACCAAGTGATGACAGCAGCAG GAAGAGAACTAGGAAGAAGACCGCAACCCTCGCCATCAAGGACCAGAGTGTCCTGAGCAGCGCTGTCGACCTTGAGTCCAGCGGCGAGTTTGCCAGCGTGGAAAAGATGCTCGCCACTACGGACACCAACAAGTTCAGTACCTACCTGCAGACCGGGGCGGGCGACCTCACATCAAAGAAAG ATGGTGAGAGAGCAGGAGGAGGCGGGGACAAGGACAGCGGCCCGAGAGAGGAAGCGAAGACATCTGTGTTGCTTCCTCAATCAAAAGGGAAGAAGAACGCGTACTCCAACTCTGTCCAGAAGATGACTTGTCCTTTCTGTCCTCGAGTCTTCCCCTGGGCCAGCTCCCTGCAGAGACACATGTTGACGCACACTG GCCAGAAGCCCTTCCCGTGTCCACGCTGCGATGCATTCTTCTCCACCAAGTCCAACTGTGAGCGCCACCTTCTGAGGAAGCACGGTGTTACCAACAGAACACTGCGACGCAACGGTGCCGTCATCAAAAAAGAAGGCGACGAAGGCTCACAAGAGAGCGCGG AGAGTCAGTCCGAGACAGAGCAGCTTGCAACAGAACCACAGAGCGCTGATGAGCCTTCGGCCTTTGATGCCGACCCTTCCACTGACCTTAAAGACACTCCCTCAGAGTCGCAGGGGGAGGAATCGACTCCTACCAGCCCCACCCACAGGCCCAGCCCAG GGTCCAGTCCTGCTCAGCAAGTAGAACCACAATCTCCTAAACAGCCAGATCAACAGGGGGCAGCGGAGACAGAAACTAAACTAGCTCCCGGTGCCAAG ATGGAGAATGCTGACGATGACGACTGTCACAGCAACAAAAGTTTGGACTTCAACTTCGGCAGGAAGCTCATCGATTTCAAGCTGTCTAGCTCCGCCCCTTCTACAGAGAGTCCACAGGAGGTGACAGATAAGGACAACACCAACAGCGTCAACGCTTCCTCGGCTTGCACCACCCCCGCCGCCAAGCCTCAGCCTGAGTACAAGCACGTGTGTCGCGTGTGCAAGAAGAGTTTCCGCTACGCCACCACCCTCGCTCGCCACGAGAGGGCGCACCTGAACGAGGAGACACCGGCAAAGGCTATGTCGCCGCAGAAAGAGGAGGAGgtagagagtgatgtcgccaaAGAGCCAGAAGAGGAGAAAGATGAGGGGCCTAAGAAGGAGGTGGAGCCTGATGAGGGCGGCGGTGGGAGCGAAGCAGGCGAGAGCAGCGAGTCGGAGGACGAGGACAAGGAAAAGGAGGAACGCAGCGACGAGGAGGAGCCAAAGAGCAGAGAGGGTGGAGATGCGTCGGGAGGTCGCGTGGACAAACGCAAGAAGATCTGCAACGTGTGCGCCAAACGCTTCTGGTCTCTGCAGGACCTGACCCGACACATGAGGTCACACACAG GCGAGCGGCCGTATCGCTGTCAGACGTGCGATCGCACCTTCACACTCAAGCACAGCCTGGTCCGCCACCAGCGCATCCACTCCAAGAGCCGCGATGCAGACGGCGCCAGTGAGGACGGCGACTCCTGCGCCGCCACGCCCACCTCCACCTGCCCGCCCTCGGAGAACGAGAGCGAGAGCGCCAAGGACTTAGAGGAGGTGGACGCTGCCGAACTGGAGGGAGGATCTGATCCTGAACCAGTCGAGGCCTTGTCCGCTGCTTCTGAGGAGGCGGCTGGACGATGTGCAAACCCCCAGGATGCCGCCGACAATGAGAGGAGTGATGCGGCTGCTCAAGACCCTTCCAAAGACCCGCCTCCAGCCTCGGGCTCTGCCCCTGCTGAGGCCATCATCCAGGACCTGCTGGAGATTCGTGTCCCATCCCCCATGGATCAGATGCTGCCCAATGGGGAGCCCGCATTGGTGGGTGTGGACTGA
- the rreb1a gene encoding ras-responsive element-binding protein 1 isoform X1 translates to MSRRKQPNPNKVRPAAMEDATEELQEVEGASPMMNGEEADFKEDTPQSGTTDEPDAATNETLQSGDQGGGSGGGDLSSINAMMSAVMTATGSINGEGEAGSDATSGPSPSPSPNKAQRAPPGRNIRRIQQDVKEDHSTHVCPLCDKSCQSQHQLTMHIRQHNTDVGATDHSCSICGKCLSSASSLDRHMLVHSGERPYKCNVCGQTFTTNGNMHRHMKIHEKDPASGLLPVSPPSPTKRRRPSMKRRQGMEDESGDEPPSKKVMEDSAFEESPVATTAAATPGARGVDEELLPCPICFKTCSSRLELDTHMDTHPDTTLRCDFCCLSFRTHRGLLRHNAGVHKILPQDPNGRPFIQNNPSIPSGFNDLAFIDFSCKKFAHIAQVWCETNLRRCVSKFHRFVCECCDKAFPLRSAMELHKSTIHVDTPNNATEHEAAKRKEETATQENDVKERQNDSKNGLFSRQSNFLEALGLKHISEVKFGPTDDEIHQAHLDSIKVIHVEQLSSSLPQDHAYLAGGLGLTLGVGGLTALSIPLLDQSGTASTLQGLSQRDALSLLSLQPFQASFRMQPDGANTAAGAATSGVKPGEVGGIMELADIQQMLKVATTSPNQMGLSFPTLAKAAGFTGGQGQVQNQKAMPPLKPKPPITPRTSLTATTPPPLQSSQQASLGCISPSLPPPTPTLFKTPSSSSSSSSSAGGGHSEAECPLSDSPPAATTAVHEEEGLSRKKPGSKAVDESGVANAGSAKGSFPCRFCDQVFSFSGVLQAHMRFHLGILPHQCNICDYVAPDKATLIRHLRTHSGERPYICRVCHYPFTVKANCERHLRKKHAKTSRKDIEKNIKCVFSTTLNATTALATGTTTVDPGTGSTGAETVCRFCGEDLKTYRALQIHLRTHNGCQRKPFECRRCGAAFLAKRNCIHHLLKQHPEVQEREIEEHIATLQPAASVTFVRTAPNRLSQPPMQAIKLEGMTNPIYHEELDQPLDFSAKGRGGLVASPGVKMESLSPSLDCPALDEPIDLSIPSKRQKREATIISEKREIKMEQNGSNIIEQHIVAKEDKMAATLPVGCYQFTPGSTPPPTSLANLSTSTRPQRLKPLLPKPVSSSSAPPTALKELPPLASIAQIIHSVSAAPDLLKREVATLEGKPQPASDLTSDLPGSSALQEPPSDDSSRKRTRKKTATLAIKDQSVLSSAVDLESSGEFASVEKMLATTDTNKFSTYLQTGAGDLTSKKDGERAGGGGDKDSGPREEAKTSVLLPQSKGKKNAYSNSVQKMTCPFCPRVFPWASSLQRHMLTHTGQKPFPCPRCDAFFSTKSNCERHLLRKHGVTNRTLRRNGAVIKKEGDEGSQESAESQSETEQLATEPQSADEPSAFDADPSTDLKDTPSESQGEESTPTSPTHRPSPGSSPAQQVEPQSPKQPDQQGAAETETKLAPGAKMENADDDDCHSNKSLDFNFGRKLIDFKLSSSAPSTESPQEVTDKDNTNSVNASSACTTPAAKPQPEYKHVCRVCKKSFRYATTLARHERAHLNEETPAKAMSPQKEEEVESDVAKEPEEEKDEGPKKEVEPDEGGGGSEAGESSESEDEDKEKEERSDEEEPKSREGGDASGGRVDKRKKICNVCAKRFWSLQDLTRHMRSHTGERPYRCQTCDRTFTLKHSLVRHQRIHSKSRDADGASEDGDSCAATPTSTCPPSENESESAKDLEEVDAAELEGGSDPEPVEALSAASEEAAGRCANPQDAADNERSDAAAQDPSKDPPPASGSAPAEAIIQDLLEIRVPSPMDQMLPNGEPALVGVD, encoded by the exons CAGCAGCCATGGAGGACGCCACAGAGGAGTTGCAGGAAGTGGAAGGAGCCAGCCCGATGATGAATGGTGAGGAGGCGGACTTTAAAGAGGACACGCCTCAGAGTGGCACTACAG ATGAACCCGACGCAGCCACCAACGAGACGCTACAGAGTGGCGATCAAGGTGGCGGCAGCGGGGGAGGAGACTTGTCCTCCATCAACGCCATGATGTCAGCGGTAATGACAGCAACGGGGTCCATTAACGGTGAAGGAGAAGCAGGAAGTGACGCCACCTCTGGCCCCTCCCCAAG CCCCTCCCCTAACAAGGCCCAGAGAGCGCCACCCGGCCGCAACATACGACGCATCCAG CAGGACGTCAAAGAAGACCACTCGACTCACGTGTGTCCACTGTGCGACAAGAGCTGTCAGAGTCAGCATCAGCTGACCATGCACATCAGACAG CACAACACCGACGTGGGGGCGACGGACCACTCGTGCAGCATTTGCGGCAAATGTCTGAGCTCGGCGTCGTCGTTGGACCGACACATGCTGGTGCACAGTGGCGAGCGACCATACAAGTGCAACGTCTGCGGACAGACCTTCACCACCAACGGGAACATGCACAG ACACATGAAGATCCATGAGAAAGACCCGGCCAGCGGCCTGCTCCCAGTCAGTCCCCCCTCACCTACCAAGCGGCGGAGGCCATCCATGAAGAGGAGACAAGGCATGGAGGACGAGAGTGGAGACGAGCCACCCTCCAAGAAG GTGATGGAGGACTCCGCCTTTGAGGAGTCCCCAGTGGCGACGACTGCGGCAGCAACACCGGGTGCCCGGGGCGTGGACGAGGAGCTTCTCCCCTGTCCTATCTGCTTCAAGACCTGCAGCAGCAGACTTGAGCTGGacacacacatggacacacacCCCGACACCACACTGAG GTGTGACTTCTGCTGCCTTTCTTTCCGAACCCACCGCGGATTGTTGCGTCACAACGCAGGCGTCCACAAGATCCTTCCCCAAGACCCCAACGGCCGCCCCTTCATCCAAAACAATCCCTCCATCCCCAGCGGCTTTAATGACCTGGCCTTCATTGATTTCTCCTGCAAGAAGTTTGCTCACATTGCACAG GTCTGGTGCGAGACGAACCTTCGCCGCTGCGTCAGTAAGTTCCATCGCTTCGTGTGTGAGTGCTGCGACAAGGCTTTTCCACTGCGCTCAGCCATGGAGCTCCACAAAAGCACCATCCACGTAGACACACCCAATAATGCTACCGAACACGAGGCTGCAAAGAGGAAAGAAGAGACCGCTACCCAAGAAAATGACGTCAAGGAACGTCAGAATGACTCCAAGAATGGTCTTTTTTCCAGGCAGTCTAATTTCTTGGAGGCACTGGGTCTCAAGCACATCTCTGAG GTCAAGTTCGGACCCACAGATGATGAGATCCACCAGGCCCACTTGGACAGCATCAAGGTGATCCATGTGGAGCAACTGAGCTCCAGCCTGCCACAGGACCACGCCTACCTGGCAGGAGGTCTAGGTCTGACTCTGGGAGTGGGCGGGCTGACGGCACTCAGCATCCCCCTGCTGGACCAGTCAGGCACTGCATCCACTCTGCAAGGTCTTTCCCAGCGGGACGCCCTCAGCTTGCTGTCCTTGCAGCCCTTCCAGGCAAGCTTCCGCATGCAGCCTGATGGTGCTAACACCGCTGCTGGTGCAGCAACATCTGGCGTCAAACCTGGCGAGGTTGGCGGGATAATGGAGCTGGCAGACATACAGCAGATGCTGAAAGTGGCCACTACATCCCCCAATCAGATGGGACTGAGCTTCCCCACACTGGCTAAAGCTGCAGggttcactggaggacaag GTCAAGTCCAAAACCAAAAGGCAATGCCTCCGTTGAAACCCAAACCTCCAATCACACCTCGCACAAGCCTTACTGCAACAACGCCGCCGCCCCTCCAGAGTTCCCAGCAGGCTTCGCTGGGCTGCATCAGTCCCAGCCTGCCACCCCCGACCCCCACCCTTTTCAAAacgccctcctcttcctcttcgtcCTCCTCATCAGCAGGTGGCGGCCACTCGGAAGCTGAGTGTCCTCTGTCTGATTCACCGCCTGCAGCCACCACCGCTGTGCATGAAGAGGAGGGGCTTAGCCGgaagaaaccaggaagcaaagcGGTTGACGAGAGCGGTGTCGCCAATGCTGGCTCGGCCAAAGGCTCCTTCCCGTGTCGCTTCTGTGACCAGGTGTTTTCCTTTTCGGGTGTCCTGCAAGCTCACATGCGCTTCCACCTGGGCATCCTGCCTCACCAGTGCAACATCTGCGATTACGTGGCCCCCGACAAGGCCACACTCATAAGACACTTGCGCACGCACAGCGGCGAGCGTCCGTACATTTGCCGTGTCTGCCACTACCCCTTCACTGTCAAGGCCAACTGTGAGCGCCACCTCAGGAAGAAGCACGCCAAGACGTCCAGGAAGGACATAGAGAAAAACATTAAGTGTGTCTTTTCAACCACGCTAAACGCCACCACCGCTCTTGCCACCGGTACCACCACCGTTGATCCTGGTACAGGAAGTACCGGAGCAGAGACGGTGTGTCGGTTTTGCGGTGAGGACCTGAAGACGTATCGGGCACTGCAAATCCACTTGCGCACACATAATGGCTGTCAGAGGAAGCCATTTGAGTGCCGACGCTGCGGCGCTGCCTTCCTGGCAAAGCGAAACTGCATCCACCACCTGCTCAAGCAGCACCCTGAGGTGCAGGAGCGTGAGATTGAGGAGCACATTGCTACGCTTCAGCCGGCTGCCTCTGTCACCTTTGTTCGCACAGCCCCCAACAGACTGAGTCAGCCACCCATGCAGGCAATCAAGTTGGAAGGAATGACTAACCCCATTTATCACGAAGAACTGGACCAGCCTCTGGACTTCTCTGCCAAAGGTCGCGGAGGCCTTGTGGCGTCTCCTGGAGTCAAAATGGAGAGTCTCTCCCCTAGTCTAGACTGCCCTGCCCTAGACGAGCCCATTGACCTGTCCATACCCAGCAAGAGGCAGAAGCGGGAAGCCACCATTATCAGTGAGAAGCGGGAGATCAAGATGGAGCAAAATGGCAGTAACATCATCGAGCAGCACATTGTTGCCAAAGAAGACAAGATGGCGGCCACACTGCCTGTGGGCTGCTACCAGTTCACTCCTGGATCCACACCTCCCCCTACCTCCCTCGCCAACCTCAGCACATCTACAAGACCTCAGCGCCTCAAGCCCCTCCTTCCTAAGCCCGTTTCCTCGTCCTCAGCTCCTCCGACCGCCCTGAAAGAGCTTCCGCCTCTGGCGTCCATAGCTCAGATCATCCACTCAGTGTCCGCCGCGCCGGACCTGTTGAAGAGGGAGGTGGCCACGCTAGAGGGAAAACCTCAGCCGGCTTCTGATTTAACCTCAGACCTACCGGGAAGTTCCGCCCTGCAGGAGCCACCAAGTGATGACAGCAGCAG GAAGAGAACTAGGAAGAAGACCGCAACCCTCGCCATCAAGGACCAGAGTGTCCTGAGCAGCGCTGTCGACCTTGAGTCCAGCGGCGAGTTTGCCAGCGTGGAAAAGATGCTCGCCACTACGGACACCAACAAGTTCAGTACCTACCTGCAGACCGGGGCGGGCGACCTCACATCAAAGAAAG ATGGTGAGAGAGCAGGAGGAGGCGGGGACAAGGACAGCGGCCCGAGAGAGGAAGCGAAGACATCTGTGTTGCTTCCTCAATCAAAAGGGAAGAAGAACGCGTACTCCAACTCTGTCCAGAAGATGACTTGTCCTTTCTGTCCTCGAGTCTTCCCCTGGGCCAGCTCCCTGCAGAGACACATGTTGACGCACACTG GCCAGAAGCCCTTCCCGTGTCCACGCTGCGATGCATTCTTCTCCACCAAGTCCAACTGTGAGCGCCACCTTCTGAGGAAGCACGGTGTTACCAACAGAACACTGCGACGCAACGGTGCCGTCATCAAAAAAGAAGGCGACGAAGGCTCACAAGAGAGCGCGG AGAGTCAGTCCGAGACAGAGCAGCTTGCAACAGAACCACAGAGCGCTGATGAGCCTTCGGCCTTTGATGCCGACCCTTCCACTGACCTTAAAGACACTCCCTCAGAGTCGCAGGGGGAGGAATCGACTCCTACCAGCCCCACCCACAGGCCCAGCCCAG GGTCCAGTCCTGCTCAGCAAGTAGAACCACAATCTCCTAAACAGCCAGATCAACAGGGGGCAGCGGAGACAGAAACTAAACTAGCTCCCGGTGCCAAG ATGGAGAATGCTGACGATGACGACTGTCACAGCAACAAAAGTTTGGACTTCAACTTCGGCAGGAAGCTCATCGATTTCAAGCTGTCTAGCTCCGCCCCTTCTACAGAGAGTCCACAGGAGGTGACAGATAAGGACAACACCAACAGCGTCAACGCTTCCTCGGCTTGCACCACCCCCGCCGCCAAGCCTCAGCCTGAGTACAAGCACGTGTGTCGCGTGTGCAAGAAGAGTTTCCGCTACGCCACCACCCTCGCTCGCCACGAGAGGGCGCACCTGAACGAGGAGACACCGGCAAAGGCTATGTCGCCGCAGAAAGAGGAGGAGgtagagagtgatgtcgccaaAGAGCCAGAAGAGGAGAAAGATGAGGGGCCTAAGAAGGAGGTGGAGCCTGATGAGGGCGGCGGTGGGAGCGAAGCAGGCGAGAGCAGCGAGTCGGAGGACGAGGACAAGGAAAAGGAGGAACGCAGCGACGAGGAGGAGCCAAAGAGCAGAGAGGGTGGAGATGCGTCGGGAGGTCGCGTGGACAAACGCAAGAAGATCTGCAACGTGTGCGCCAAACGCTTCTGGTCTCTGCAGGACCTGACCCGACACATGAGGTCACACACAG GCGAGCGGCCGTATCGCTGTCAGACGTGCGATCGCACCTTCACACTCAAGCACAGCCTGGTCCGCCACCAGCGCATCCACTCCAAGAGCCGCGATGCAGACGGCGCCAGTGAGGACGGCGACTCCTGCGCCGCCACGCCCACCTCCACCTGCCCGCCCTCGGAGAACGAGAGCGAGAGCGCCAAGGACTTAGAGGAGGTGGACGCTGCCGAACTGGAGGGAGGATCTGATCCTGAACCAGTCGAGGCCTTGTCCGCTGCTTCTGAGGAGGCGGCTGGACGATGTGCAAACCCCCAGGATGCCGCCGACAATGAGAGGAGTGATGCGGCTGCTCAAGACCCTTCCAAAGACCCGCCTCCAGCCTCGGGCTCTGCCCCTGCTGAGGCCATCATCCAGGACCTGCTGGAGATTCGTGTCCCATCCCCCATGGATCAGATGCTGCCCAATGGGGAGCCCGCATTGGTGGGTGTGGACTGA